A genome region from Chengkuizengella sp. SCS-71B includes the following:
- the rnc gene encoding ribonuclease III codes for MNQDLKQLQTKLDIYFKNQKLLKQAFTHSSYVNEHRLSKYEDNERLEFLGDAVLELTISEYLFQTYRRLPEGELTKLRASIVCEPSLEKFASALDFGAYAFLGKGEELTGGRARPALLADLFESFMGALFLDQGLEAVKTFLEKYIFPKLSSEGKPQLKDYKTQLQEFTQQHNMGVIKYRIVDESGPAHERLFVSEVSMNDTSLGKGTGRSKKEAEQQAASKALIKLNYK; via the coding sequence ATGAATCAGGATTTGAAACAATTACAAACAAAGTTGGATATTTATTTTAAAAATCAAAAATTATTAAAGCAAGCATTTACTCACTCATCCTATGTGAATGAACATCGCTTATCTAAATATGAAGATAATGAAAGATTAGAATTTTTAGGTGATGCAGTACTTGAATTAACGATCTCTGAATATTTATTTCAAACCTATCGACGATTACCAGAGGGAGAGTTAACGAAATTAAGAGCTTCTATTGTTTGCGAGCCATCCTTAGAAAAGTTTGCCTCAGCTTTAGATTTTGGGGCCTATGCATTTCTCGGTAAAGGAGAAGAGTTGACGGGTGGTAGAGCAAGACCTGCTCTGTTGGCAGATTTATTTGAATCCTTTATGGGGGCATTGTTTCTTGATCAAGGTTTAGAAGCAGTGAAGACATTTCTAGAAAAGTATATTTTCCCTAAGTTATCAAGCGAAGGCAAACCGCAATTAAAAGACTACAAAACACAGCTTCAGGAATTTACTCAACAGCATAATATGGGTGTAATAAAATATAGAATAGTTGATGAAAGTGGTCCTGCTCATGAAAGACTTTTTGTATCTGAAGTCAGTATGAATGACACATCTCTAGGTAAGGGTACAGGTCGATCAAAAAAAGAAGCAGAACAACAAGCTGCTTCTAAAGCACTTATAAAATTAAATTATAAATAA